AGTGCACCTGGTATCCTGAAGGGACTGAGCGTGCCGAGTACGCAGAGTGTATGCTCTCCCAGGCGTTTTTCCCACGACAGTCTTGGTTCCAGCGGCCACATGCCGGTGTCAATGCCATGGGCGTCCACCCGAAGTATCGGCGATGCGGCGTTGGGCGACTGCTTATGGAGTGGGGACACGCAATAGTTGATCCCCTGGGCTACGAGAGTTTCATTGAAGGCAGCCCGATAGGACGCTGGCTGTATGAGGAGTATGGGTATCGGCGCGTGCTGGGGTTGCATGTTGATTTTGATAAACCAAATCCAAGCGATGAATGGCTGCGGTTGGTGCACGAGTGCAAGCCGCCTgggattctgcttctttggagGCCACCTCGAGGGGAATGGACAGAAAAGGTTCCTTGTGGTCCTTGGGCAGTGTCTGATCTGACTTTCAAGCAGTGAATGCTATGGGGTTCTGTTTTTGGCTGCCGAGCCGATGATACAACAGAATATCCACTTCAAGTATTAGATTTATCTACAGACGCTTTCTACGCAACAGGAAAAGTAGGCGGT
This sequence is a window from Aspergillus puulaauensis MK2 DNA, chromosome 6, nearly complete sequence. Protein-coding genes within it:
- a CDS encoding GNAT family N-acetyltransferase (COG:S;~EggNog:ENOG410PQZM;~InterPro:IPR000182,IPR016181;~PFAM:PF00583;~antiSMASH:Cluster_6.7;~go_function: GO:0008080 - N-acetyltransferase activity [Evidence IEA]), yielding MSNMAQSPFEVRVVPTKEEYSRLVDVLWAANFNPYNPVFTAVHPVSGHTAEDRARDKALDAEIRWNMSQANPYSHLIYVIDKATGEVAGGCEWFIFHQNPFPKGPQPVKCTWYPEGTERAEYAECMLSQAFFPRQSWFQRPHAGVNAMGVHPKYRRCGVGRLLMEWGHAIVDPLGYESFIEGSPIGRWLYEEYGYRRVLGLHVDFDKPNPSDEWLRLVHECKPPGILLLWRPPRGEWTEKVPCGPWAVSDLTFKQ